From Camelina sativa cultivar DH55 chromosome 7, Cs, whole genome shotgun sequence, one genomic window encodes:
- the LOC104702951 gene encoding uncharacterized protein At2g24330-like — MAVGEKQQKGAVVVENGGEKNDSAVVTSPSASGEKKRKGWFSRIWNGIFRVRGDDFEKRLKNISKEEVTVRNRMKRRSITRRNFIRNLIVFSVIFEIIAVAYAIITTRNEDMDWKLRSFRILPMFVLPALASLAYSSFVGFWRMCDRRDQHTLEKLQAEMLGKINELKERTNYYITQQLIQRYDPDPAAKAAAATVLASKLGAESGLKVFVGDESQLDPTSGKRSDMDVKHSRDLRNRRQPNTRHNSAGTTPTHHSDNESNHSGTSERITGTEQNQQMVFEHYNPQGYAAHDGSWISRIAALLVGEDPTQSYALICGNCRMHNGLARKEDFQYITYYCPHCRALNKPKHSEEHSLKAPADTLPTVSPKPVENEVINSSSSTSERGNSPIPLLNTPDIVDVVPETAESETPN, encoded by the exons ATGGCGGTGGGAGAGAAACAGCAGAAAGGAGCGGTGGTGGTTGAGAACGGCGGCGAGAAGAATGATTCCGCCGTTGTAACCTCCCCCTCCGCTTCGGGCGAGAAGAAGCGGAAAGGTTGGTTCTCGCGTATTTGGAATGGGATTTTTAGGGTTAGAGGCGACGATTTCGAGAAGAGACTTAAGAACATCTCAAAGGAAGAAGTGACTGTTCGGAATAGAATGAAGCGTAGATCGATTACGAGGAGGAACTTCATTAGAAACCTCATCGTTTTCTCTGTCATCTTTGAG ATAATTGCAGTGGCTTATGCAATCATAACTACAAGGAATGAGGATATGGATTGGAAACTGAGGAGTTTCAGGATCTTGCCTATGTTTGTTTTACCTGCTCTTGCTTCTCTTGCTTATTCGTCATTTGTTGGCTTCTGGAGGATGT GTGACCGCAGAGATCAACATACCTTGGAAAAGCTTCAAGCAGAAATGCTTGGGAAGATCAATGAGTTAAAAGAAAGGACCAATTATTATATCACTCAGCAGCTTATTCAG AGGTATGACCCTGACCCAGCTGCAAAGGCAGCTGCTGCAACTGTTCTTGCATCCAAGTTGGGTGCTGAGTCAGGCTTAAAAGTATTTGTAGGAGATGAATCCCAACTTGACCCCACCTCAGGCAAGAGAAGTGACATGGATGTCAAACACTCACGAGATCTTAGGAACCGAAGACAACCAAATACACGACACAATAGTGCTGGGACCACTCCAACACATCATTCTGATAATGAGTCTAACCATTCGGGGACAAGCGAAAGAATCACCGGCACAGAGCAAAACCAACAGATGGTGTTTGAGCATTATAATCCTCAGGGATATGCTGCTCATGATGGTAGCTGGATCTCACGCATTGCAGCTCTCCTTGTAGGTGAAGATCCAACACAGTCATATGCACTTATCTGTGGAAACTGCCGTATGCATAACG GACTCGCCCGGAAAGAGGACTTCCAGTACATTACTTACTACTGTCCTCATTGTCGAGCTCTGAACAAGCCGAAACATTCAGAAGAGCATTCACTTAAAGCTCCTGCTGATACACTTCCTACAGTTTCTCCTAAGCCAGTGGAAAATGAAGTGATCAACAGCAGTAGCTCGACTAGCGAACGCGGGAACAGTCCAATCCCTTTGTTAAACACTCCAGATATTGTGGACGTTGTCCCCGAAACAGCTGAGAGCGAGACACCGAACTGA
- the LOC109125500 gene encoding putative defensin-like protein 238: MRSAISFIVLCVFMFIALNHVEGQVKPKECQIRNTYRGNCGTNGSQKCLSVYIYIYIVTK; this comes from the exons atgagaTCTGCTATTTCGTTTATAGTTTTATGTGTTTTCATGTTCATCGCTTTAAACCATGTTGAAG GacaagtgaaaccaaaagaGTGTCAGATTCGAAATACCTACCGTGGAAATTGTGGCACTAACGGAAGCCAGAAGTGcctaagtgtatatatatatatatatattgtaactaAATAA